Within Planococcus citri chromosome 2, ihPlaCitr1.1, whole genome shotgun sequence, the genomic segment GCTGATTTAGCCTTGAAAACCGAATGTGAATATGGCAACATGAAACGAAAGCaacaaataattattaaatttccCGATGAAGAACTGAATGCTGATATTGTTAAACAATTTCACTCAGCGATTAAATTTGTACATTTTCAAACGTATTGTGGGCCACGGTATGCATCTGTAATTTAGCTAATGTCTCTTCTCTAGCTCTCCACTGATCGATTCGCTTATTCTTTCAGTTATTGTTTTgctcaaattgatgaaaacgttGATGTCAATTCGGTAATTGAAGATCTAAATATCAAAACATTCCAAAATGGGTCTCTAAAAGCTGAACGAAAGGTGACCAAAGAAGAGGAAGAAGTATGCGTTGAGGAAATTGATCCATACACGTAATATTCGTTACCTTTATTGCAAATATGATTCTGTTCGATTGCGAATCTGttgattttaattctttttcttttcgagTGTAGACTTTACCTTGGTAATTTACCACAGTACATTACGTCTCATGCAgttaaagaaaaattcaaaaaagcttcGCGTATTGATATTggttttgctcaaaaaatcaagtacacCAGGTACATAACTTTGTGATAGGTGCCTGCCTACCTATTACCTGTGTCTGTCTGTGTTGAATCTTTCTAATGAATAAACGTATTGATTTTTCAGATATGCATTTATTAGATTCAGAAACGTCCATGATGCCATTCAAGCTTACAAAGAGAACGTTGATATTATAATCGATAATCGATCCGTCGTATTACGATTTCGTCGTATCAATAACAAGGTAAACTGTTCGTGCCCCTTTTcatgtaccccccccccccaacacacTCACCCATTTAAGGTCAGTTCCATTTATTcttgtaaatttgattttaggtAGTGAATATTGccaaagaaaagaagaaaataaaactaGAAGAGGTATGTACTCCTCATTACGAGTATTACCCTTGACAAATCAacgcagaaaatttttcaccttgttattttttgtaggaCGTTATCGAACCAGACCACGAGTTCTCCGATGAAAACCGAGAAAAAAGCCAAGACAGAGAAGAACCAGAATTCGAATGTTCTCAACTAGAAGAATACGAATTACCAACGCCAATTCCACTAACGGAGATAAAACCCGAGAAAAGTAAAGGATACCCGGATGAAATGGTGAACGAAGCTTCTTCAGCTTTGAAACCTATATTCGGTAGCTGTTTGGGGAAAATTGACTGCAGCGTGGTATCTGAACAACTGCAACTTGTGGAAAACAACGCAGATACGTACCTAGCGTCGGGAAATCTTTCGCCAAATACGAGAAAAGAAACAACCCCGTTGATTAAATTTATCAAGAGTGTGACCGGAGTAGAAGAACTGAGCCCCGAAGATGCTGAACTTTTCAAAACTGTGGTTTTAAAACTGGctaatatatttaaaaattccaaaacttagATGTTTCTCtgtgaatattttcaagttccTTTTACTTGTAAATAATTTATGTGCTTTCTTTGTGTGTGATACTGTAAAGAATTTCAGGCGAATGATTATTTAtgtcgaatttttttgtgattttcgaaGTGATAACTCAGtatttgtttttcagtttttctttccatccttttattttttttagctttttttttgaattatttctgtTCCCTTATGTTACCTTTTGATTAATAAAGCATTATTTATGTTCGCTtaatttgtgtgtgtgtgtttgttCGAATGATACAGACAggttttaaaaacaattttacctatattcaaaaacaacaataacGTTATATACAATACAAATCGCCGTCAACAAAACTACTAAAACCTTCAACTACGAGTCGGTTTTCTCTTGATCTAATTTGGCAGGTTTCTTGGTGGAATATTCGTCGTCTAAATACTGCAATAGATCTGTCACCGAGGCGAATTCCGTTCGACTTTGCGGTGGGTTGTTTTTTGGAACCGAGGGAAATATCGATCccattttttgacgaaattcttGCATCTGAAATTTCAGCACCGGTCAGATAACAGAGATATAAAAGGTACAGATTTGAATATTACAACATTCGCAGCTTACATTATTTACATTGGCTACTTTCCAGATCCCAAAGCAAATCAGTCCTACTCCGGTGAATGCATACAGTGTACCCCATTTTAATGCACGTAACGCCAACTGAGTGCCATTATCGTAAACTTTCGACGAGACAGTATCTAGAGCTGATGCATTTCGTTTACGTGTAGAAGCGAATGCGTACGAGAACGATATGAGGGCCGAAATACCGGTTATAGAAGTGATGAATAATCCCTTGACTGAAATATAAccaaaaaatcgttaaaataaaGATCAATGTAGATGAAATGTACAATAAGATGGAATCACTCACTAGTAGATTCTGACTGGAAGAAATTGTTAAATTTGCTTCTGaaattcgtttcattttcagacATAGTGTAGAAGGTGAAGGTTCGAGTGTTTCTTCACGAGGCTTGATTTCTCcagtaattgaaaattccgaATAGTTCCGATTGAATTATACTTCATCTATTTGATCTATTAGAATATTTCCTTTTAGTCGTCATGCTAAGTATTTAATTTCGGTACAttcggtcaatttttcaaaagaaaatttcaaaaaaaaaaattttgaaacactccagtcttttatcattttgtaggaaatattttttttagatttttcgctGAGCAATCTGGATAGCATTCGTGTGATAAGATGACGAGGGAAATTCAGAGAAATTTCCCAGTCAGcagagaatttcaagtttttcaatatgTAACATTACACGTCagaagaagaaatgaaaaaaactcgaaaaatttgagaaaactgaaaattttccgacaGAAGAAACTGAAAGAAGTCGAGaaaaagaaataatgagaaCTTTAGAATAAATTCTTCATTTAATAAactaaaataaaagaaaaatgaaaatgaaattctctaAAATAGGACCCAACATGactttaaaatataaataatgaataaacaCGAAGAATGCGATacatttttacgagaaaaaaattaaatcatataACCAGCACAACAAACTTTTCACAAATTCCAAAACTTACATAATCAATAatacaataataatttacaaaatgaacGAAGGAAATCTTTCACACatgaaacaatgaaattttaaatttagataGATTCTTCGGTAGAGATCTTAACATAATTTCAACatcgaaaaaaacacaactaaAATTAGCTAACatcgaataaattattttttctttttctgttcACCACTTCCCTCTTCTTTGACTTTCTGCCATTGTAAAGGATGTCTTCTATACATCGGCCAGGGTGGTAACGATAACTGAAAAAGAACGAACGTGAATATCATTTCAAATACACCAATTCGCCATTTATTTCGATACTAGAACGATAATGCAACTTACAAGAACAGATATCGCGAATC encodes:
- the Pof gene encoding uncharacterized protein Pof gives rise to the protein MDPKNLAAAGSRTATTNAQFSNIYHLLQSSPQMYQFPMHSMEYRMLNPYQSGPVFNIGEPLVPINHPFFGYHSMPQGSANLSQWQAPVPSTSSLSEDPGVTAREYVLSSNESSPVVPSQQLASASKLPDKNTLKRKKKFKKRSIQEQLPKKDWNKDDADLALKTECEYGNMKRKQQIIIKFPDEELNADIVKQFHSAIKFVHFQTYCGPRYCFAQIDENVDVNSVIEDLNIKTFQNGSLKAERKVTKEEEEVCVEEIDPYTLYLGNLPQYITSHAVKEKFKKASRIDIGFAQKIKYTRYAFIRFRNVHDAIQAYKENVDIIIDNRSVVLRFRRINNKVVNIAKEKKKIKLEEDVIEPDHEFSDENREKSQDREEPEFECSQLEEYELPTPIPLTEIKPEKSKGYPDEMVNEASSALKPIFGSCLGKIDCSVVSEQLQLVENNADTYLASGNLSPNTRKETTPLIKFIKSVTGVEELSPEDAELFKTVVLKLANIFKNSKT
- the LOC135835167 gene encoding transmembrane protein 242; this translates as MSENETNFRSKFNNFFQSESTIKGLFITSITGISALISFSYAFASTRKRNASALDTVSSKVYDNGTQLALRALKWGTLYAFTGVGLICFGIWKVANVNNMQEFRQKMGSIFPSVPKNNPPQSRTEFASVTDLLQYLDDEYSTKKPAKLDQEKTDS